In Paeniglutamicibacter kerguelensis, one genomic interval encodes:
- a CDS encoding energy-coupling factor transporter transmembrane component T family protein has protein sequence MLTLYRPGYGWLHRMPAGPKLLMILFVVLAVSLLPSHWWSAAAAAAVAVLGYAVAGLGPGLCGIRELGRQVFAVRWVIVITVVSQLVFMGPEPAVANAARVTAAIVLAALLALTTRVTALLDAIERGLRPLERLGLDPQRIALLLTVTISTIPVLGRRANEVRDAQRARGARNNPRTFVVPFLIVALKHADELGDALTARGVR, from the coding sequence ATGCTGACGCTCTACCGTCCGGGGTACGGCTGGCTGCATCGCATGCCCGCCGGACCGAAGCTGCTGATGATCCTGTTCGTGGTGCTCGCCGTGTCGCTGCTGCCATCGCACTGGTGGTCGGCGGCCGCCGCCGCTGCGGTGGCCGTCCTGGGCTACGCGGTGGCCGGCCTCGGCCCGGGACTGTGCGGGATCCGGGAACTGGGCCGCCAGGTCTTCGCGGTCCGCTGGGTCATCGTGATCACCGTCGTCAGCCAGCTGGTCTTCATGGGCCCGGAGCCCGCGGTCGCCAACGCCGCCCGGGTCACGGCCGCCATAGTGCTCGCCGCACTGCTGGCGCTCACCACGCGAGTGACCGCGCTGCTGGACGCCATCGAGCGCGGGCTGCGCCCCCTGGAGCGGCTGGGCCTTGACCCGCAGCGGATCGCGTTGCTGCTCACGGTGACGATCAGCACCATCCCGGTGCTCGGCCGCCGGGCGAACGAGGTTCGCGATGCGCAGCGGGCGCGTGGGGCACGGAACAACCCGCGCACCTTCGTCGTCCCGTTCCTCATCGTGGCGCTCAAACACGCGGACGAGCTCGGCGATGCGCTTACCGCCAGGGGCGTGCGATGA
- a CDS encoding CHY zinc finger protein — translation MNPGRPNVLGPVVDGQTRCFHYRTPLDVIAIKFACCRQFYPCHLCHEEAADHVAAQWPVDSRDEPAVLCGVCGHLLAIAEYLDIDSCPSCAAAFNPGCKLHTELYFQD, via the coding sequence ATGAACCCCGGCCGGCCGAACGTGCTCGGTCCCGTCGTCGATGGCCAGACGCGCTGCTTCCACTATCGAACCCCGCTCGACGTGATCGCGATCAAGTTCGCGTGCTGCCGCCAGTTCTACCCGTGCCATCTCTGCCACGAAGAGGCCGCCGACCACGTTGCGGCGCAATGGCCTGTCGATTCCCGCGACGAGCCGGCCGTGCTCTGCGGGGTATGCGGGCACCTCTTGGCGATCGCCGAATATCTAGATATCGACTCCTGCCCGAGTTGCGCTGCGGCGTTCAACCCGGGATGCAAGCTGCACACGGAGCTCTACTTTCAGGATTGA
- a CDS encoding dihydrofolate reductase family protein codes for MGILSVDLFMTLDGVYQAPGGPDEDREGGFEFGGWQGAYFDNESGEAIGAGIDHMDALLLGRKTYDIFASYWPVQGDDDPIAVKFNALPKFVVSRSLSDPAWRGTTALSDVAEVAALKDRFNDIHVIGSGDLTRSLLKAGLADRLNFFLYPLTLGSGKRLFNDGAGVPAAFRFAQPPRAFPSGAILLSYERAGDPVTGVDISQL; via the coding sequence ATGGGAATCCTCTCCGTCGACCTCTTCATGACCTTGGACGGCGTCTACCAGGCGCCGGGCGGCCCCGATGAGGACCGCGAGGGCGGCTTCGAATTCGGCGGCTGGCAGGGGGCATATTTCGACAACGAGTCCGGCGAAGCGATCGGCGCCGGCATCGACCACATGGACGCTCTGTTGCTCGGACGCAAGACCTACGACATCTTCGCGTCGTACTGGCCCGTCCAGGGCGACGACGATCCCATCGCAGTGAAGTTCAACGCCCTGCCGAAGTTCGTCGTGTCGCGCTCACTGTCCGACCCGGCATGGCGGGGCACCACGGCGCTGTCGGATGTTGCGGAGGTGGCCGCGTTGAAGGACCGGTTCAACGACATCCACGTCATCGGCAGCGGCGACCTCACGCGGTCGCTGCTCAAGGCCGGCCTCGCCGACCGGTTGAATTTCTTCCTCTACCCGCTCACGCTCGGATCGGGAAAGCGGTTGTTCAATGATGGAGCCGGCGTGCCCGCGGCGTTCCGGTTTGCGCAGCCGCCAAGGGCATTTCCGAGCGGCGCCATCCTACTTTCGTATGAGCGTGCCGGCGATCCGGTCACAGGCGTCGATATCAGCCAGCTTTAG
- a CDS encoding HAD hydrolase-like protein, with product MDCIGAAGLLDLDVAAFGDHHTVRADLVQTAVAAAMAKYGHAFEGKDVVLIGDTPLDVEAALAAGATPIGIANGSYSVAELAAAGVTIVLPDLCDSEAVLVGILGL from the coding sequence GTGGACTGCATCGGCGCCGCGGGACTTCTCGATCTCGATGTAGCGGCGTTCGGCGATCACCATACGGTACGTGCAGATTTGGTTCAGACCGCTGTGGCCGCGGCCATGGCCAAGTACGGTCATGCATTCGAAGGCAAGGACGTCGTCCTGATCGGCGATACGCCATTGGATGTTGAAGCGGCGCTCGCCGCCGGGGCGACTCCAATTGGAATCGCGAATGGCAGCTATAGTGTGGCCGAACTAGCAGCCGCCGGGGTAACCATCGTTCTGCCTGACTTGTGTGATTCGGAGGCAGTGCTGGTCGGCATCCTTGGCCTCTAG
- a CDS encoding GNAT family N-acetyltransferase, with protein sequence MTSETFTLSGQNFYLRRAVEADVAHIVELMVNDVLRKAENSAAAEDRTPYLDAFHAIDSDPAQLLVVVADNAETVVATMQLTVIPGLARMGATRLLVEAVRVDERLRGNGLGTVMMEWAIAEGRRRGASLVQLTSDNTREDAHRFYERLGFAPSHVGFKLFL encoded by the coding sequence ATGACCTCGGAAACCTTCACTTTGTCCGGCCAAAACTTCTATCTGCGCAGAGCCGTTGAAGCGGACGTCGCCCACATTGTTGAACTTATGGTCAACGACGTGCTGCGGAAGGCCGAAAACTCGGCTGCGGCCGAGGACCGCACCCCCTACCTTGACGCCTTCCATGCCATCGACTCGGATCCGGCGCAATTGTTGGTTGTCGTGGCCGACAACGCGGAAACTGTTGTGGCCACCATGCAGTTGACCGTCATTCCCGGCCTTGCTCGCATGGGTGCGACACGCCTGCTGGTGGAGGCAGTCCGGGTCGATGAGAGATTGCGGGGCAATGGCTTGGGAACGGTGATGATGGAGTGGGCCATCGCGGAAGGTCGGCGGCGAGGTGCTTCATTAGTTCAGTTGACGAGCGATAATACCCGTGAAGATGCGCATCGATTCTACGAGCGGCTGGGTTTCGCACCTTCTCACGTGGGGTTCAAGCTGTTCCTCTAG
- a CDS encoding NUDIX domain-containing protein: MNAITHFGVYGLWKQDDQFVLIRKSRGPYSGLLDLPGGSPEINETENQTLARELEEECGVLLDSIHRQERFAIRVDRSSNGAAIDLTHSGLIKSVNVIGRVKHLGAFEDVSSVELFDRSRHSTEEFTPLVRESLHLFPEFGFA; this comes from the coding sequence ATGAATGCAATCACTCATTTCGGCGTGTACGGCCTTTGGAAACAGGATGATCAATTTGTCCTGATTCGTAAGTCGCGTGGGCCCTACTCCGGCCTCCTTGATCTGCCTGGAGGGTCACCCGAAATCAACGAAACCGAAAATCAGACGCTGGCGCGCGAGTTGGAAGAGGAATGCGGTGTGTTGCTGGATTCAATCCATCGGCAAGAACGCTTCGCCATTCGTGTCGACCGTTCCAGCAACGGAGCCGCAATTGATCTCACGCACAGTGGGCTCATAAAGTCAGTGAACGTAATAGGACGCGTCAAGCACCTTGGCGCTTTTGAGGACGTAAGTTCTGTTGAACTATTCGACAGAAGCCGTCACTCCACGGAAGAGTTCACTCCCCTCGTCCGTGAATCGCTGCATCTGTTCCCCGAATTCGGGTTCGCTTAG
- a CDS encoding NAD-dependent epimerase/dehydratase family protein, translating into MEDEVRAIILGGTGAIGGATAELLAKSGWDVDVTGRDPSRMPIELSESGVRFHQIERNDTRGVERLAGNGADLMVDLVAYSAPDVRALLPAMASMGSLVLVSSRAVYVDDSGRHINGDEPLQFTGPVNELAPTLPPAADHVDPFTREGYAPCKVAAENAALNSGLPVTVIRPSKVHGRWARNARTTGVVESMLRGDTRIELANAQTIDHLTAASNASALIETVANRPGRRILNTADPDAPTAEEIVGTIAAELSWSGRIERVPGGSERGRHPWQTPMTLDITSAIELGYQPVGSGIELLAEEVRWVLSRISER; encoded by the coding sequence TTGGAGGATGAAGTGCGTGCGATTATTTTGGGTGGAACCGGGGCCATCGGCGGTGCGACAGCGGAGCTGCTTGCCAAGTCGGGATGGGATGTGGACGTGACTGGTCGCGATCCGTCCCGAATGCCGATTGAGTTGTCCGAGTCCGGCGTGCGTTTTCATCAAATTGAACGTAATGACACCCGAGGCGTGGAACGTCTTGCGGGGAACGGCGCGGACCTGATGGTCGATCTTGTGGCCTACTCGGCTCCGGATGTTCGGGCGCTCCTTCCGGCGATGGCCTCGATGGGTAGCCTGGTCTTGGTGTCGAGCCGAGCCGTTTACGTCGATGATTCCGGCCGGCACATCAACGGCGACGAGCCACTGCAGTTCACCGGACCGGTCAACGAATTAGCACCCACTCTGCCACCTGCCGCGGACCACGTGGATCCCTTCACCCGGGAAGGTTATGCCCCTTGCAAGGTCGCCGCCGAGAATGCGGCGCTCAATTCAGGGCTCCCGGTCACGGTGATCAGGCCCTCGAAGGTCCACGGCAGGTGGGCACGCAACGCGCGCACCACTGGCGTTGTCGAGTCGATGCTCCGAGGTGATACGAGAATCGAGCTCGCAAATGCCCAGACGATCGACCACCTCACGGCGGCGTCGAATGCCTCAGCCCTGATCGAGACCGTCGCGAATCGTCCCGGCCGCCGCATACTCAACACCGCAGATCCCGACGCCCCCACTGCCGAGGAAATCGTGGGCACCATCGCCGCCGAACTCTCATGGAGCGGACGGATCGAACGTGTCCCTGGTGGGTCCGAACGGGGACGTCACCCGTGGCAAACACCAATGACTTTGGACATAACTTCCGCAATCGAGCTTGGATACCAACCTGTCGGGAGCGGCATCGAGCTCCTCGCCGAAGAAGTCCGATGGGTGTTGTCCCGGATATCCGAGCGGTAA
- a CDS encoding maleylpyruvate isomerase family mycothiol-dependent enzyme has product MAKSSEDSFWTLMHAERAALAEDLSGLSLEQWHHETLCGQWDVEQVVAHLTAAASLNQWQWLRSMLGARFRPDVHNQRRLQDHLGNTSAETLERFRAVINSSIAPSSHTPAYLGEIVVHAQDIRHPLGLSRTPSVEALTPVAEFYAHRNFAVASRTQAAGLQLRADDGIFTAGEGPLVSGPTLALVMTMAGRVPYLQHLQGPGVPILRSRLENTVLEPPR; this is encoded by the coding sequence AATCTTCGGAAGACAGTTTTTGGACTCTCATGCATGCCGAGCGGGCTGCACTGGCGGAGGACTTGTCGGGCCTCAGCTTGGAGCAGTGGCATCACGAGACGCTATGTGGGCAATGGGATGTCGAGCAAGTCGTTGCGCATCTCACTGCCGCGGCGAGCCTGAACCAGTGGCAGTGGCTGCGCAGCATGCTCGGCGCGCGATTCCGTCCGGATGTGCACAACCAGCGCCGGCTCCAGGATCATCTCGGAAACACTTCGGCCGAGACCCTGGAGCGGTTTCGAGCCGTCATCAACAGCAGCATCGCGCCGTCCTCCCACACCCCGGCCTATCTGGGGGAGATTGTCGTGCACGCCCAAGACATTCGCCACCCGCTGGGGCTTTCCCGCACTCCAAGCGTTGAGGCGTTGACTCCCGTCGCGGAGTTCTACGCGCACCGTAACTTTGCGGTTGCCAGTCGCACCCAAGCTGCCGGCCTCCAGCTGAGGGCCGACGACGGAATTTTCACAGCGGGTGAGGGACCGCTGGTTTCTGGGCCGACTCTTGCCTTGGTGATGACGATGGCCGGACGCGTTCCGTACCTTCAGCACCTCCAAGGTCCCGGCGTGCCTATTCTTCGGTCACGCCTCGAAAACACCGTACTTGAACCACCTAGGTGA